One Glycine max cultivar Williams 82 chromosome 1, Glycine_max_v4.0, whole genome shotgun sequence genomic window, TGAACAATGCATGTCACCTATGATGATGTTTGCACTTAGAAGTACTGGTGGTGCTGGTGGTGGTGCTGGTGGTGGTGCAGGATATGTTCCCAGAAATAGTAACTCTTCCGGACTTTCTTCTTCAACTCAAGTGagtcatgcatgcatgcatgcatacacacattcattaatttctttttctttttcttttgaactTGGATAATCATCAAATGAATGAATGATCAATGCTGTGTTGTAGGACATGAGTGAAGTGTCTGGCTTCTCTGGATATGAAAGCCGCTCAAGCACATCATCGCTGGGGAGAATATGATGGAAGTGTAGAGTTATTGTTTTACCTTTCCTTTCGAGTAATTTCTTTGGGAGGCAGAAGGGGTATCAATTAAACTTTGGTTGGTTTGGATATCATCCACAACACTCGATCGCCCACATGCATCTTTGATGAATAATTGTAATCCTTTAATGTATTTCACAACTTCAATAGGAATCTATGATGAGTTTTGTCATTAAATCCAACACAATTTGATGTGCAGAACAATCACAATCTTCCACACTTATAGCCTTGTCtttgtcaatatatatatttaagcgGATAGTCATATACTATATGTTTCGCACTTAATTCTAAACCTCATCCCTTTCCTCTTCATTGTCTTATTCTATATTCTCTAATTAACGACGACCCTTTTGGACGACCATTCTACTACCAAACTAGCGATAGAGTGTGCCAGAGGGAGACAGCAACAAGAACTTTTTCCCATTAGTTTCGTcacaaataattgtatttttttatacacaaatatattttttttgtctacttATAGAAAGATAGACAATGGCATAGAAAACACAAATGTTCAAGAAATATCGTCTGTCTTAATCGATTCATTCGTCAACATGCTTCACCTAGCTAGTCGGTAGGtttgatattttttgaaatatgtaGAGCTGCGAAAAGGGCACGTACCATcatcatatattcaattttgtAAAATGCTGCCCATACATCAGTTTTATACaatacttaaaagaaaaataggaaacatataaatttattataattgataGGTACGTATTATGACTGTTTTAGTCTATAAAACAATTCCTAAATTGTGGCAATGGTGTGCATGTCAGTTAGTTAGATTTTTATCAAGATATTCCCTCTCACTGCTTATGGAACTCTTTCATCAATTCCAAATGCTCCCTCCCCACataattctttctttttgagagactagacaagaaattaaaagaaaagacagTCAGAATTAATGGAGAATTCAAATTCTAATTCCAGAAAACCACCAAAGAATTGGAATAGGATGATTTTGGAGAGAGGGGTAGTTGGGTTGGGCATAGTAGCAGCCATGAACTCCACTGATGTTGTTGTCTCCTCTGCTAAAGCTGCTGCTAACTTTCGTGGAACCACAACCTATGACTATGGCATTTTCTATGCTTCCCCTCTCAACAATATTGGAACCCGCTTCCCTCATTTTCTCAATTCCTGCAATCTTTGCGACAAACATCTTCATGGGGTTGACATCTTCATTTACAGGTTCTAACTTCTAACGCATGACAAttgacatacatatatatttggtGCTTTACTGCTTTTCTTAATATTTCCGAATCTATACTTTTTTTCTCGTTAACTTGTGTCATGTCTCACTTATTTATTTGAATGGAACCTAGAATTTTTATTCAGTGGGAGTTAGTGTAAAAGCAAGAATTAGTGGCGGTGTGTGTAGAATCAGAATCAGTGGGAGTTATTTGAATTTGCCTTTACATGTTGCAAGCTAAAGGACTATTAATATATAACCAATTTGTCTAGATCTCCCTAACTTCCTGTTGCTATATTTCTTCCCGTTTGGGTATGCATCTGATCTTCAAAAGCTAATCATGTACTTATGATATTTATTCCAAGTTTTTCATCCATTGTCACTAGTTCTTTTTCCCCTGTTCACATTTGCAATTACCTGTAGAGAAGCACACTTCTATTCTATGATTTCaagaacccttttcttctgttAGACTTTCTATTCTAATTTTAGATGCAGCAGTTTTCaattatgttttcaaaattggACCAATTAACCTACATTACAAAgtctttcatttcttctttgaTGGTCTGTTTATGGTTAAATTGTGTTTTAATCATTAATGATTAAATACATCCACTcgtattttataacataataaataataaaataacgtATTAATGATTAAATGACTTAATTATGTTGATATATTCCTCTAGTTTGGAATATATGTGATATTggttttctaaaattaataGATTCATTTTACAATAAGTTTGAGTAGAAAATGAGAATTTAAGgtatttcaagtaaaaaaaaattgaaatcaagAAGGAgaccaaatttaattaattttaaaatagaaggatttaataattagaagaagaaaaaatggggAACCAAAACCACACCAGTCAGACTAAATgggtaaaaaattaattacgctaaataaaaactatgaaaaccacaaaaactaaaatgcggatattttatttgtaattcagaaattgataaattaatagttatttttaactattttttacaattactaaatataaaatactcataatgataagaaaaacattttaagaattttatatgggttgaataaaattataagtactcatgatgaattttaattaataagtatCTTAATTCTCACCCaacaaacttagaaaaattaaaaatgggagAGGAAATTGGTTATTTATCTTGGATGAAACGTGAATGCACTGCTGTAGCTGGGCCATAAATTTCTCCAAACTTGATGTTACAGTAGGCTTGCGTGTGATCCAAGGTTACTGAGATATATAGTATGGTCCCCTCCCCTCCCTTACATGTAACATGTGGTTCTCACAATTTGACAATGGAATAATACCAACTGGCTGGTGTCTGGTGGTGAACTCATCTGCATCTGCATCTGCCCTTTTGGAACACTCTGTCgcatatatattcatattcatattcCCTTAATTAATCAATACTACCTCccatcatatatataaaaatcaaaaaataatctTTCCTTGATCCTGATTATAAAAAACATACgattaatttattgttaaattttctttttatccctAATGATTACATTCATTTTCTCATAAAAGTGATGTCTTTATTGAGTTATCAAAAACCAGGTAAGCTCATTGATTGaaaatttatcttttgaaaAGTAATCATTGGTAGTCATGAAATCTAACTAATTCTATTAGTATTCATAAAACCCCAGATAGTATTGACTTATGAATTATGTATACAGAGGCGAGAAAGCGTTTTGTAGTGCAGAATGCCGTGAGACACACATTAGCATTAGCAACGATGATCACCAAGACGTAGTCAAGTGCAGATCTCGTGTTGTAGAGCACAATCCTGTCACACTCACATCTTCTATTCTTGCTGCAGCATGAACCTACACAATCCtgtcattttattattaaaggaTGAAAGAATTAGCTAGCGCCATCAATCTCAATAAAGATGTTTATCCCCATGACTTAATTTGGTACTACCTAGCTCGCCACAGGGGAGAGTTGCGACGAAAATCGAAGCAAGTGTAGTGAAGTAGATTGTTTGATCTCTAATGAATGGAACTATAAAACAtacatagatttcctttcttcacgcaatatatataaattgcaaCCAAGTTCATATTCTCGTGCAGATTTTTAGATTTCTTCTGTTGTACGTTATCTTCTATGCTGTCCACAAGATAACAAAGAAATTCCATATGCAAATTTAAGTACAAACTTAcattataaatgtttaataaGTCAAGCGTAATTAGCAACTCCATATAAAACCATAAGCATAGAATTAACGGTAAAGCCACGAATAActtaaattagaaagaaaaaaaaaaagtcaattacTTGAATTACGACAAACTCCTTGCCATAGTCCAACCCTCGTTTCTTTAAGCTCTTCTTTTGAATGTCTCTTGGTCTCTTATTTTGCTAATGAGGATTATGATACCCTAACGACTCACCTTAAAGTCTTAAACTCTATTATCTAGTAACTCAAACTAGAAGGGAACACCGAGCATGGGTCAAGTCAAGCTTGAACTTTTGGGGGAGATAGACAGATAGTTTCTTGACAAAGCATCAGAGCATCCATCCTTGACAGAGTAATTAAGAATTACGTTCTTGTTGTCCTCATTTTtctaaatagaaattaaatttaaggaaACAGATTATATGGTTGCTGTATTTAGTTTTATCAGTCCCTAAAATTAAGGAATTTAATAGTGTATATTTACCTAAACCAGAAGCCTGTGTCAACTTTAAACCTGGAACTCATTGTGCCTTGGGTTCTGAATATACTTTTCCAAATAAACTCTATCATTGCCATATGCATCAGCTGCCTCACACTTAGCTAGCCCaaagtaaatgaaatagaaaaagcttaacaaaaaaatgtacACTATACTATTGTAATaactaataaaacataaaaacaagcAGTATAGAGTCGTACAGACAACGTAAAAAGAACTTGCAATTCAACAAAAATGGCTGTAGCAACTTTACTAACTCATCAGGTTCTCTTGCAAGACGTGTGCCATACCTAATGTTGCCTGAGAAACACATGTGTGTCAATTCACATAATCTGGCAGATTACTCTTAACTTAATCACCATAGTATTGTTGCAGTATGACCAAAATAATAAGAACTAGGCAAAGGATAGAGTCCAGTGAATCAGAAAGAATAGTATCATACACTAATAAATCAAAAACTGAAAAACATAATCAAGGCAGTAAAAGTTGAGTACTTTGTCAAAGTAGAATTCTAACTGTTGGACTCAAGAAATGAGCTCAcagaaattatataaattgtactgaaataatataatttttaggtCAGATTTGCAGTACAAGACATAGACTACTTACACTGAGTTTCCCCCAAACAAGGAATCTCCTCCAACAACACACAACACTATAATGGTCTCAATCTGCTTACCATTCCTTCTCACATAAAaggcctataaaaaaaaattcaatttcacatCATAGACGCATCTTTAGGGTTATACTGATACACCACTTATAAGAGCCTATCCATGTCTAAAcatgttatataaattttacaGCGGCACTTTGACACTCTATTTTAGATCCTTGTGAATAAATTTCCGAGAGTTTAGTTACGAGGGACTTATATCTTACATAAAGTAATAAAGGAACAGGTAAAGCAAGTTGCTTCGGAACTTATATTTTACCAGGCAGACTATTCATGATAGCTTACTTATTTATACAAGCAAATGTGGAATCTGGCATCCTGAAAAGCTGAAATAGAGAAGGATAAGGGAAACCAATCTATCTCACTAGACAGCCTCACCTCACAATACAAGTCTTCCCTCCTCTGATACAATAATTGATGCCATTGTCATTGCCATGCGACGCAATCCTTATAGAATATGTCAGCCAAATGCACCCTTGTTGATGGTTCACCCAATTGAATTCACGAGTGAGCCAAATTTTGTCACCTCCACAGGTTGCACTCAGAGCCCCACCGGCATGTCTATGTTTGTGCTGCATTGTGATCTGCCAATGGGAAATTCCCCTGCTCCCCACAAACAAACTCAAAATCCGCTTTTCAaacatcccccccccccccccccccaccccccaTTTGGTTACAGTTCCAGTTTTGCACCTCCCACACTCTACGTTcactaattttgttttcttcatatgcacgcaacaaaataaaaagtgcCCACTCCGAATTAATGTTTCctataaatttataaactacAACCTCTAACTGAAATTCAAATTGCACTTTGTTCTCACTATAGCACTGTTGTAGTGTTATGTCTAATACCATTGTTCTTCGTAACAATTACTGAATTAGAATAAGAGTCGATGATGAACATTAGATTCATGTGTCAAATACTAGTAATCGATCTCCTGTACAGTCAATTAATTCTCCACCATTTTTAGTACTTATGCTTCAAGCAAACAATGCAACAGTGTCTACATGACCTTACAACATTTGAAGTTTCTCTACTTCACAGTCCTCTAGGCTAAAAATTACTAAGGTGCCTCCAAGGATGGAAGATCGTGAAAGCTTCCGCAAAATCTAGCTGCCTATGACTTTATACATTCAAAATCACCGCTCAATATTAAACCTTTCTTTCTACAATACATAGAATTAAATATTTCTGACCATGCCAAGAACAATTCTTTTCAacattacaacaacaacaaatctaTGGCTTGAAACACGTCTAGTTTTGTCCGGGTGCTCCAAACATTCGATTCAGTACCAGTTTATAGTAACTTAATTGAATTTGTAGCACTAGGAGCAGCTCGCTTCTCCACCTTCATTTGGCTCTTAAAATTAGCACGTCCAGAACAGAGACAAAAATTCTCCTTTCAAACTGCAAAAGATCGCTTTCAAGTCCCCAGTGGCATAATAACCGCCTTTCGGAACTAGGACAATAATGCATCTCCCAGAAATAATCTGAGTTAACAATACGGAAGAATAGTTAGTGTATTACTGAACTCCATTTTAAGTATCCCCACCGTCAGAGCTGCTACAGGCTTGATTTGGAAGGCCACCATTGCCAAAATCTCCGTCCAAGCTCATCTGTTGCACTTCTTGAGGAGAAAGTATTTTAATACAGCGAACACAGTTCACAAACTCCCTGAAATACCCATCACAAACAATTCAAATATCAAAACAATTAATCAGAAAAATTCAATGTTTTACGAATTTGTCTAAGTTTAAACATAAATCCCAACCATTATATATTTGTTCCTATATATTTATTGGCATTCAGGAATCACTCCTAATACAAGATGCATATTCCAATGCTTTTGGGGTTTGATATTTTCCACCATAATAAATGCTATGATTATATGCCTTTCCTCTTAATGTCCAAGATAATAATGCcttaaaaaatacatgaataaGTAGTAAAGGCAAATAGCTAGACATTCATATCCCTATGACCTGTCATGACACTCATGGTGAAATTGGTAGCACAAGTTGATAGGTAGGTGAGTTGTGGGACGCTTCAAGCCTACCAACTTGAACAATGGGACATTATTTGTTATCTTATCCTAAGGAGGAGAATGCATCAactctggaaaaaaaaaaaaaaaaaactctggtTGGTAGGCTACAAGGGTCAACAAAAAGACTATTGAACTATGGAACATCCTATTTCTTGCCAGCTAAAAATATGCGCAtgcaaaaggaaaaagccaatgAGAAAAGGGAATGGTCAGACTTACTCCCAAGGGTCATCTCCCAATAGTAGAACATCACTCTCATGATCCACATAGACAAGTTTCCAACCTATCCTTTGCCGATCCTCCAGCTGTCCCTCTATGCCAAACCTACGAGCTAGATCCTGTTTAAGCTCCTCATAACCTGAATACCGTGTTATGTCTATGGATCTTCCCACAGCTCCACGTTTATATACCTAAAGGGCCAAAAGAAAAAAGCTAatttagaataaaagaaaagcacACACACCCATGAAACAGCTTACATCTACCATCAAGACAgatttattattgaaataacAATAACATCAATAAACCTTGGTATATGTCCTCATCCGCTGAAACTGTGCTGGTGGCAGAGGTGGCAGAGGTGGCAGTGGTGGTGCTGGTGGTGGAGCCCATGGACCACTATTCAAGAAGTTACTATCATCTATTG contains:
- the LOC100788024 gene encoding uncharacterized protein LOC100788024, with amino-acid sequence MENSNSNSRKPPKNWNRMILERGVVGLGIVAAMNSTDVVVSSAKAAANFRGTTTYDYGIFYASPLNNIGTRFPHFLNSCNLCDKHLHGVDIFIYRGEKAFCSAECRETHISISNDDHQDVVKCRSRVVEHNPVTLTSSILAAA